The following coding sequences lie in one Arthrobacter sp. PGP41 genomic window:
- a CDS encoding 5-(carboxyamino)imidazole ribonucleotide synthase: MTFPVIGVVGGGQLARMMAPAATALGFELRVLAEGDDVSAVSAVPSSPVGDYKDLQTLLDFAEGLDVMTFDHEHVPTAHLRALQDAGVNIQPGPDALVNAQDKLVMRAAIDRLELPNPAWASVEDVAGLVSFGERTGWPVVLKMPRGGYDGKGVRIVGSAEEAADTEEWFDAMSPLLAEAKVEFTRELSALVARTPDGEARAWPVVHTIQVDGVCDEVIAPALDIPVEVAAAAEDAALRIAGELGVTGVLAVELFETPGSGAGFLINELAMRPHNTGHWTQDGSVTSQFEQHLRAVLNLPLGATDTLAPVVVMKNFLGGENQDLYSAFPLALASEPAAKVHCYGKSVRPGRKIGHVNLVGSSTTDVESVRRRATMVANIIRDGRVAAEETPSTFEENA; the protein is encoded by the coding sequence GTGACTTTTCCAGTAATAGGCGTGGTGGGCGGCGGCCAGCTTGCCCGCATGATGGCCCCGGCCGCAACCGCACTTGGCTTTGAACTCCGCGTCCTTGCCGAAGGTGACGATGTCTCCGCTGTATCGGCGGTGCCGTCCTCGCCTGTGGGTGACTACAAGGACCTGCAGACCCTCCTGGACTTCGCAGAAGGCCTGGACGTCATGACCTTTGACCACGAGCACGTCCCAACGGCCCACCTTCGTGCCCTGCAGGACGCCGGAGTCAACATCCAGCCCGGACCCGACGCGCTCGTTAACGCCCAGGACAAGCTGGTGATGCGTGCAGCCATCGACCGGCTGGAACTTCCCAATCCCGCCTGGGCCTCGGTTGAGGACGTGGCAGGCCTCGTCAGTTTCGGGGAACGGACTGGCTGGCCGGTTGTGCTGAAGATGCCGCGTGGCGGGTACGACGGCAAGGGTGTCCGCATTGTGGGCTCGGCGGAAGAGGCTGCGGACACAGAAGAATGGTTTGACGCCATGAGTCCCCTCCTGGCCGAGGCCAAGGTCGAGTTCACGCGGGAACTGTCCGCATTGGTGGCACGGACGCCGGACGGCGAGGCCCGGGCATGGCCCGTGGTGCACACCATCCAGGTGGACGGCGTGTGTGACGAGGTCATAGCGCCCGCGCTGGATATCCCCGTGGAGGTTGCAGCGGCAGCGGAAGACGCCGCCCTGCGGATTGCCGGCGAGCTGGGAGTGACGGGCGTGCTGGCCGTTGAACTCTTCGAGACGCCGGGTTCGGGGGCAGGGTTCCTGATCAACGAACTTGCCATGCGCCCCCACAACACCGGCCACTGGACGCAGGACGGCTCGGTGACCAGCCAGTTCGAGCAGCACCTCCGGGCGGTACTGAACCTTCCACTTGGCGCCACGGACACCCTTGCCCCGGTGGTGGTGATGAAGAACTTCCTGGGCGGCGAGAACCAGGACCTGTATTCCGCCTTCCCGCTGGCGCTTGCCAGCGAACCTGCCGCGAAGGTGCATTGCTACGGCAAGTCCGTCCGGCCCGGCCGCAAGATCGGCCATGTGAACCTGGTGGGTTCATCAACCACGGACGTTGAGTCCGTTCGCCGCCGTGCCACCATGGTGGCTAACATCATCCGCGACGGGCGGGTAGCGGCGGAGGAAACGCCAAGCACTTTCGAGGAGAACGCATGA
- a CDS encoding GtrA family protein, with protein MFTALADRIRGLASLFWREVAKFGAVGGVAFVIDNGLTYYLMHGPMTDSEAKARFVGASVATVFSWIANRLWTFRHRRQANVLREFLMFVLINGIGIGISTGFTALAKYGLGVTDKNMLFFAGILGILVATVVRFFAYRFLVFNQELDQEPEFSHDHELIELHHHAKERTVPVERETSAESQGKG; from the coding sequence ATGTTTACCGCACTTGCAGACCGCATCCGGGGACTCGCGTCCCTTTTTTGGCGCGAAGTCGCCAAATTCGGAGCTGTGGGCGGTGTTGCGTTCGTCATCGACAACGGCCTCACCTACTACCTCATGCACGGCCCCATGACCGACAGCGAGGCCAAGGCAAGGTTTGTGGGCGCCTCGGTGGCCACGGTGTTCTCCTGGATTGCCAACCGGCTCTGGACCTTCCGGCACCGCCGGCAGGCAAACGTGCTCCGGGAATTCCTGATGTTCGTCCTCATCAATGGGATCGGCATCGGCATCTCCACCGGCTTCACCGCCCTCGCGAAGTACGGTCTGGGCGTGACTGACAAGAATATGCTGTTCTTCGCGGGAATACTTGGCATCCTGGTAGCCACCGTTGTCCGCTTCTTCGCCTACCGGTTCCTGGTGTTCAACCAGGAACTGGACCAGGAACCGGAGTTCTCCCACGACCACGAGCTCATCGAGCTGCACCACCACGCCAAGGAGCGCACCGTCCCCGTCGAGAGGGAAACCTCGGCCGAAAGCCAGGGCAAGGGCTAG
- the purE gene encoding 5-(carboxyamino)imidazole ribonucleotide mutase produces the protein MSAQTTPATASETAPLVGLVMGSDSDWPVMEAAADALAEFGIPFEADVVSAHRMPTEMIRYGQTAHERGLRVIIAGAGGAAHLPGMLASVTPLPVIGVPVPLKTLDGMDSLLSIVQMPAGVPVATVSIAGARNAGLLTVRILAAGTDGLAASLRADLLDFAADLNAVATRKGANLRQKVSEVFAEGNGALRGSR, from the coding sequence ATGAGCGCCCAAACCACACCTGCCACCGCGTCGGAGACAGCGCCCTTGGTAGGCCTGGTCATGGGTTCCGACTCGGACTGGCCCGTGATGGAAGCCGCGGCGGACGCGCTGGCGGAGTTCGGCATTCCGTTCGAGGCCGACGTCGTGTCCGCCCACCGGATGCCGACGGAAATGATCCGCTACGGGCAGACCGCCCATGAGCGCGGTTTGAGGGTCATCATTGCCGGCGCCGGCGGCGCGGCCCACCTGCCGGGCATGCTGGCCAGCGTTACGCCGCTTCCGGTCATCGGCGTGCCTGTCCCCCTGAAGACCCTGGATGGCATGGATTCACTCCTGTCCATCGTCCAGATGCCGGCGGGCGTTCCGGTGGCTACCGTTTCCATCGCCGGGGCACGCAACGCGGGCCTCCTGACCGTGCGGATACTGGCGGCCGGGACGGACGGGCTTGCCGCATCGCTTCGCGCAGACCTCCTTGATTTCGCCGCGGACCTCAACGCCGTCGCTACCCGCAAGGGTGCGAACCTGCGGCAAAAGGTCAGCGAGGTCTTTGCCGAAGGCAACGGCGCCCTGCGGGGCAGCCGCTAG